In Rutidosis leptorrhynchoides isolate AG116_Rl617_1_P2 unplaced genomic scaffold, CSIRO_AGI_Rlap_v1 contig593, whole genome shotgun sequence, a single window of DNA contains:
- the LOC139884722 gene encoding GATA transcription factor 4, whose product MDVYDGISAQADNNNYFPIDDLLDFSNDELFSAASSSTDSVSDHHQMAPLQNPSSAAFINPTTTGAAAITNFTDDLCVPSADVAELEWLSQFVDDSFSDFPGNSLTVNALGGATLTVRSDTSAFTSKSRTKRSKAATANNNWITTSSSPLEPITPVAVKSRQKHSHDSPPSEGEAGVRRCTHCASEKTPQWRTGPLGPKTLCNACGVRYKSGRLVPEYRPASSPTFVLSQHSNSHRKVMELRRQKEMKEQQRSPEEMQMHMYRRRRHQRDFEVC is encoded by the exons ATGGATGTGTACGATGGAATCTCTGCTCAggctgataataataattacttccccATTGACGACCTCCTTGATTTCTCCAATGATGAACTCTTCTCCGCCGCTTCCTCATCCACTGATTCCGTCAGCGACCACCACCAAATGGCGCCATTACAAAACCCATCATCAGCTGCCTTCATCAACCCCACGACGACGGGCGCCGCCGCCATAACCAACTTCACCGACGATCTTTGCGTTCCT AGTGCCGATGTGGCAGAGCTGGAATGGCTATCGCAATTCGTTGACGACTCATTCTCCGATTTTCCCGGGAACTCACTAACAGTAAACGCGTTGGGAGGAGCAACGCTGACCGTCCGATCTGACACGTCAGCATTCACTAGCAAATCTCGCACCAAACGCTCAAAGGCCGCCACAGCAAACAACAACTGGATCACTACCTCCTCCTCCCCACTCGAACCAATCACTCCGGTCGCCGTTAAATCGAGGCAAAAGCACAGCCACGACTCGCCTCCGTCGGAAGGTGAAGCCGGCGTGAGGCGGTGCACGCACTGTGCATCGGAGAAGACGCCGCAATGGCGGACCGGGCCACTAGGACCGAAGACGCTCTGCAACGCTTGTGGAGTACGGTACAAATCGGGTCGGCTGGTGCCCGAGTATCGACCCGCCTCGAGTCCGACGTTTGTGCTGTCTCAGCACTCGAACTCCCATCGGAAAGTGATGGAGCTTCGTAGACAGAAAGAGATGAAGGAGCAGCAGCGGTCACCGGAGGAAATGCAAATGCATATGTATCGTCGTCGTCGTCACCAACGTGATTTTGAAGTTTGCTGA